Proteins from a genomic interval of Polaribacter sejongensis:
- a CDS encoding sulfatase family protein yields the protein MKIKNQLLFSVVCVFSIMSCTSQKKVTNQAKEEVVLNTNEKPNLIIIHTDEHNFRTISAYQKLLPEAQAFVWGKGNNSKTPYIDKLAEEGAIATSYYAASPVCTPSRASLVTGLHPGATGAPKNGMHISEDVPTFATILRDQGYATSYVGKWHLAGHEKYAFGIKYKAGFDDNRYMMKGGHAPYFHIKGDKFKGINENNAAKLPKEEVVHSTDYFTDKTLEILERDKNKPFALMLSIPDPHTPDYAKPPYNTMYEDLNIEAPKTMAPEYTAIKPSWAGGGKPDNNEAFGKKAFENEKNALKQYFGMVSHIDDSVGRILQFLEDNHLTENTIVIFTSDHGDMFFEHNRRNKGVPYEGSARIPFLIRYPNKIPSGKVINTAYTNVDFTPTILSLMNVKTDAKFQGLDTSDDFTNNKKVVNSDRITYFAKSGGWWVSAVSDRYKLVIDKKEKPYLFDLQKDPDELINFYHDAAYAGIAKMMQAELFKQMKMYDEPGLKLGQKYITE from the coding sequence ATGAAAATTAAAAACCAATTACTGTTTTCTGTAGTTTGTGTTTTCTCTATAATGAGTTGCACAAGTCAGAAAAAAGTTACCAATCAAGCTAAAGAGGAGGTTGTTTTAAATACAAATGAAAAGCCAAATTTAATTATCATTCATACGGATGAGCATAATTTTAGAACCATTAGTGCGTATCAAAAATTATTACCAGAAGCACAAGCTTTTGTTTGGGGAAAAGGAAACAACTCTAAAACTCCGTATATAGATAAATTGGCAGAAGAAGGAGCTATTGCAACAAGCTATTATGCAGCTTCTCCAGTTTGTACGCCATCTAGAGCTTCTTTGGTTACAGGTTTGCATCCAGGAGCTACTGGTGCTCCAAAAAACGGAATGCATATTAGTGAAGATGTACCCACTTTTGCAACCATTTTAAGAGACCAAGGCTATGCAACTTCTTATGTTGGTAAATGGCATTTAGCGGGGCATGAAAAATATGCTTTTGGTATTAAATACAAAGCTGGTTTTGATGATAATCGATATATGATGAAAGGTGGACATGCACCTTATTTTCATATAAAAGGAGATAAATTTAAAGGGATTAATGAGAATAATGCAGCGAAACTTCCAAAAGAAGAAGTTGTTCATTCAACTGATTATTTTACGGATAAAACCTTAGAAATTTTAGAAAGAGATAAAAATAAACCTTTTGCGTTAATGCTTTCTATTCCAGATCCGCATACGCCAGATTACGCAAAGCCTCCATACAATACCATGTATGAAGATTTAAATATTGAAGCACCAAAAACAATGGCACCAGAATACACTGCCATAAAGCCTTCTTGGGCTGGTGGCGGTAAACCAGACAATAACGAAGCTTTTGGTAAAAAGGCTTTTGAAAATGAAAAAAATGCGTTGAAACAGTATTTCGGAATGGTGAGTCATATTGATGATTCTGTAGGTAGAATTCTACAGTTTTTAGAAGATAATCACCTTACAGAAAATACCATTGTTATTTTTACTTCAGATCATGGAGATATGTTTTTTGAACACAACAGACGTAACAAAGGTGTACCTTATGAAGGTTCTGCAAGAATTCCTTTTTTAATTCGTTATCCAAACAAAATTCCTTCAGGGAAAGTAATCAATACAGCTTATACAAATGTAGATTTTACACCCACTATTTTAAGTTTGATGAATGTTAAAACGGATGCTAAATTTCAAGGTTTAGATACTTCAGACGATTTTACAAACAATAAAAAAGTAGTAAATAGTGATAGGATTACGTATTTCGCCAAGTCTGGCGGATGGTGGGTTTCTGCAGTAAGTGATAGATATAAATTGGTAATTGATAAAAAAGAAAAACCATATTTATTCGATTTACAAAAAGATCCGGATGAGTTGATTAATTTTTACCACGATGCAGCATATGCAGGTATTGCAAAAATGATGCAAGCAGAATTGTTTAAGCAAATGAAAATGTATGATGAACCTGGTTTAAAATTAGGACAGAAATATATTACGGAGTAA
- a CDS encoding sulfatase family protein, which produces MKKQYSYFAVRILCVLMLATAFVACNQKEKATKQTKETVKKPNILWVVAEDLSPFMGAYGDSINKGHTPVIDKLASEGILFKRAYATAPVCSAARSALITGVYQTTTGTHNHRSSRFTDGEIVPEELRIHLPEGMKTIPELMKEAGYFTFNSGKDDYNFDYDRRALYDVGTKEDYKAGMNGWQGNHAIDFMTVKEYVWNARKDKNQPWFGQVQIMGGKKDAKYVREGEELAANDVPLPPYFPNIPSQREAWTTHYNANRGSDVTLEKVIKQLEADGELENTIIFFFSDHGSPTSLRHKQFCYEGGLLVPLIIKGDNPVLKAGTVRNDLVSLLDVSATTLALGNAKMPSYLVGQDLFSNDYQEKEYVIGARDRCDYTIDKIRTVVSEEYRYIKNYFPERPMMQAGYRDNKKIVTDFRKLHEEGKLTPYQEQHWFGVRPVEELYDLKKDPNQMNNLALNTEYSEVLLKHRNVLENWIKETGDKGQFPEDAKQLEATYNMWKDRPRFKNAKINPEYDQFKK; this is translated from the coding sequence ATGAAAAAACAGTATTCTTATTTCGCAGTTAGAATTTTATGTGTTTTAATGTTAGCTACTGCTTTTGTAGCTTGTAATCAAAAAGAAAAAGCAACAAAACAAACAAAAGAAACAGTAAAAAAGCCTAATATTTTATGGGTTGTAGCAGAAGATTTATCCCCATTTATGGGCGCTTATGGAGATTCTATAAACAAAGGGCACACACCGGTAATCGATAAATTAGCATCAGAAGGCATTTTATTTAAAAGAGCCTATGCAACCGCACCGGTTTGTTCTGCAGCAAGATCTGCATTAATAACAGGTGTGTATCAAACCACAACGGGTACGCATAATCATAGATCTAGTAGGTTTACAGATGGTGAAATTGTACCAGAAGAATTAAGAATACACTTGCCAGAAGGAATGAAAACGATTCCGGAATTGATGAAAGAAGCTGGTTATTTTACGTTTAATAGTGGTAAAGACGATTATAATTTTGATTACGATAGAAGAGCTTTGTATGATGTTGGAACCAAAGAAGATTATAAAGCAGGTATGAATGGTTGGCAAGGAAATCATGCTATAGACTTTATGACTGTAAAAGAGTATGTGTGGAATGCTAGAAAAGATAAAAATCAACCTTGGTTTGGACAAGTTCAAATTATGGGAGGTAAAAAGGATGCAAAATATGTAAGAGAAGGAGAGGAATTGGCTGCAAACGATGTGCCTTTACCTCCGTATTTTCCAAATATTCCATCACAAAGAGAAGCTTGGACAACACATTACAATGCAAACAGAGGTTCTGATGTTACTTTAGAAAAAGTAATAAAGCAATTAGAAGCAGATGGCGAGTTAGAAAATACCATCATCTTTTTCTTCTCAGACCATGGTAGTCCAACTTCGTTAAGACATAAACAATTTTGTTATGAAGGTGGATTGTTGGTGCCTTTAATTATTAAAGGTGATAATCCTGTTTTAAAAGCCGGAACAGTAAGAAATGATTTGGTTTCTTTGCTAGATGTTTCTGCAACTACATTAGCGCTAGGTAACGCTAAAATGCCTTCTTATTTGGTGGGGCAAGATTTATTTTCGAATGATTATCAAGAAAAAGAATATGTAATTGGAGCAAGAGATAGATGTGATTATACAATTGATAAAATTAGAACCGTAGTTTCTGAAGAGTACAGATATATTAAAAATTATTTTCCTGAAAGACCAATGATGCAAGCTGGTTATAGAGATAATAAAAAGATTGTAACAGATTTTAGAAAATTGCATGAGGAAGGTAAATTAACACCGTATCAAGAGCAACATTGGTTTGGGGTTCGTCCTGTAGAAGAATTGTATGATTTGAAAAAAGATCCGAATCAAATGAATAATTTAGCATTGAATACTGAGTATTCAGAAGTTTTATTAAAGCACAGAAATGTTTTAGAAAACTGGATTAAAGAAACAGGAGATAAAGGTCAGTTTCCTGAAGATGCTAAACAACTAGAAGCAACGTACAATATGTGGAAAGACAGACCTCGCTTTAAAAATGCCAAAATAAACCCAGAATACGATCAGTTTAAAAAGTAG
- a CDS encoding glycoside hydrolase family 2 TIM barrel-domain containing protein — translation MNTKSSIVFLLILISQISFSQNDWENELMFEQNKLRSRVPSYSFTNHADALEGNRDKSRMQSLNGTWKFNFVEKSQNRPTDFINKDFNGENWSDIAVPSNWELQGFGQPIYTNIIYPFTPDIKNGGKRNFNYMGPHPPQFPFVEKYRDNPVGSYYRDFTIPDDWQDQSVILHFGGVSSAFYVWVNGKKVGYSQGSRLAAEFDITEFLSEGKNRVAIQVFRWSDGSYLEDQDMWRLSGIHREVLLLAQPKIALNDFFVRTKFDDKLENAKLEVRPHLWMKGDEDNLEGYTISADLYDAENKKVTQKTMSCNIEDVFFERWPQRDITKFAFLEANIKNPIKWSSENPYLYTLVFDVKDASGEILESRSQKVGFRQIGFSAENELLINGKATKIKGVNRHDHHPVRGKALTRKDLEDDVKLLKKFNFNAVRTSHYPNDPYFYELCDKYGIYVMDEANVETHHLGSYAPQQPSLAIPILSRIMRMIDRDKNHASIISWSMGNEAGTGPAFAAAASWVKDYDPSRFIHYEGAQGNPNHPDYKEGEEGQKLFRGPAHANPDDPKYVDVLSRMYPEIYQLKAMSESKYIDRPIIMCEYAHAMGNSIGGLGEYWDLINSKKNLIGGFIWDMIDQGLVKKDKNGNDFYAYGGDFEDYPNDKNFCINGVFSADRKPNPHAWEVKYIHQPFNFKVVAIESGVVLAINHLNETNLNKYNVKWTLSENGKEIQSGLLQNVDVKASSSSKINIPFKKVRFKDENEYWLKISVQEKQATFWAEKGFEVAKEQLLVREKSSENNLSSASNSKLEVVENNTEISVSSGKYVAKVSKKSGELTSFIKNDKEQILSPLKPNFFRPPIDNDLRGASSGDFKKSRKYWEFLNDKLETRSVKVISDKNNETKVVVEKTYKDEVQLNFIYTFLSDGRIVVKMDLDANENLPGLVKFGVTLGVSKDYKTTTFYGKGPNENYIDRKRGTEVDEFTFKTDDLFTIYVFPQENGNRSDIRWLQLSENKKNTLKIEGSPKFGFSIWPYSSENIQNAKHPYDLEKQGFYTLNLHLLQMSVNGTLSETLPKYVVPSKKYEFEFIINTKN, via the coding sequence ATGAATACAAAGTCTTCTATAGTTTTTTTATTAATCTTAATTTCTCAAATTTCTTTTTCTCAAAACGATTGGGAAAACGAATTGATGTTTGAACAAAATAAATTACGATCAAGAGTACCGAGTTATTCTTTTACCAATCATGCGGATGCTTTAGAAGGAAATAGAGACAAGTCTAGAATGCAATCTTTAAACGGAACGTGGAAGTTTAATTTTGTAGAGAAATCTCAAAACAGACCAACAGATTTTATCAATAAAGATTTTAATGGTGAAAATTGGAGCGATATTGCTGTGCCATCAAATTGGGAATTACAAGGTTTCGGACAACCAATTTATACCAATATAATTTATCCTTTTACTCCCGATATTAAAAATGGAGGAAAAAGAAATTTTAATTATATGGGACCACATCCACCACAATTTCCTTTTGTCGAGAAATATCGAGACAATCCTGTTGGAAGTTATTACAGAGATTTTACCATTCCGGATGATTGGCAGGATCAATCTGTTATTTTACATTTTGGTGGTGTTTCATCAGCATTTTATGTTTGGGTAAATGGCAAAAAAGTAGGCTATAGCCAAGGTAGTAGATTGGCTGCAGAATTTGATATTACAGAATTTTTATCAGAAGGAAAAAACAGGGTTGCAATTCAGGTTTTTAGATGGAGTGATGGTAGTTATTTAGAAGACCAAGATATGTGGCGTTTAAGCGGAATTCATAGAGAAGTACTCCTTTTAGCACAACCTAAAATAGCTTTAAATGACTTTTTTGTAAGAACAAAGTTCGATGATAAATTGGAAAATGCAAAATTAGAAGTTCGTCCGCATTTATGGATGAAAGGAGATGAAGATAACTTAGAAGGGTATACCATTTCAGCTGATTTGTATGATGCTGAAAATAAAAAAGTAACCCAAAAAACAATGTCTTGCAATATAGAAGATGTTTTTTTTGAAAGATGGCCACAAAGAGATATTACCAAGTTTGCATTTTTAGAAGCAAACATTAAAAATCCAATAAAATGGTCATCAGAAAACCCATATTTATACACATTGGTTTTTGACGTAAAAGATGCATCAGGTGAAATTTTGGAATCTCGGAGTCAGAAAGTTGGTTTTAGACAAATAGGTTTTAGTGCAGAAAACGAGCTGCTTATCAACGGAAAAGCAACAAAAATAAAAGGTGTTAACAGGCACGATCATCATCCTGTAAGAGGAAAAGCATTAACAAGAAAAGATTTAGAAGATGATGTTAAGTTGTTGAAGAAATTCAATTTTAATGCCGTAAGAACATCACACTATCCGAATGATCCTTATTTCTATGAATTGTGTGACAAATACGGAATTTATGTGATGGATGAAGCGAATGTAGAAACGCATCATTTAGGCAGTTACGCACCACAACAACCTAGTTTGGCAATTCCTATTTTAAGTAGAATTATGAGAATGATTGATAGAGATAAAAATCACGCTTCCATTATTTCTTGGTCTATGGGTAATGAAGCAGGGACAGGACCAGCTTTTGCTGCTGCTGCAAGTTGGGTAAAAGATTATGATCCGTCACGATTTATACATTATGAAGGAGCACAAGGAAACCCAAATCATCCAGATTATAAAGAAGGAGAAGAAGGACAGAAGTTGTTTAGAGGACCAGCACACGCAAATCCTGATGATCCTAAATATGTAGATGTTTTAAGTAGAATGTATCCAGAGATTTATCAGCTAAAAGCAATGTCTGAAAGCAAATATATAGACAGACCCATTATTATGTGCGAATATGCGCATGCAATGGGGAACTCCATTGGTGGTTTGGGTGAATATTGGGATTTAATCAACTCTAAAAAGAATTTAATAGGAGGTTTTATTTGGGATATGATAGACCAAGGTTTGGTTAAAAAGGACAAAAACGGAAATGATTTTTATGCGTATGGTGGAGATTTTGAAGATTATCCGAATGATAAAAATTTCTGTATAAATGGTGTTTTTTCTGCGGATAGAAAACCAAATCCACATGCTTGGGAAGTAAAATACATTCATCAACCATTTAATTTTAAGGTTGTTGCTATTGAAAGTGGAGTAGTTTTAGCAATAAATCATTTAAATGAAACCAATTTAAATAAATACAATGTAAAATGGACCTTATCTGAAAATGGAAAAGAGATTCAGTCTGGACTTTTACAAAATGTGGATGTAAAAGCAAGTTCATCATCAAAAATAAATATTCCATTTAAAAAAGTGCGTTTTAAAGATGAAAATGAATATTGGTTAAAAATTTCAGTGCAAGAAAAACAAGCTACTTTTTGGGCAGAAAAAGGATTTGAAGTTGCAAAAGAACAATTATTAGTTAGAGAAAAATCATCAGAAAATAATTTGAGTTCAGCATCAAACTCTAAATTAGAAGTCGTAGAAAATAATACTGAAATTTCTGTTTCAAGTGGGAAATATGTTGCTAAAGTTTCTAAAAAATCAGGAGAATTAACTTCATTCATCAAAAATGATAAAGAACAAATTCTATCACCTTTAAAACCTAACTTTTTTAGACCACCAATAGATAACGATTTACGTGGAGCAAGTAGTGGTGATTTTAAAAAATCTAGAAAATATTGGGAGTTTTTAAATGATAAATTAGAAACGAGATCGGTAAAAGTAATTTCAGATAAAAACAATGAAACCAAAGTTGTCGTTGAGAAAACTTACAAAGATGAGGTACAACTTAATTTTATTTATACTTTTTTAAGTGATGGTAGAATTGTTGTTAAAATGGATTTAGATGCGAATGAAAACTTACCTGGTTTGGTGAAATTTGGAGTTACTTTAGGAGTTTCTAAAGACTATAAAACAACTACTTTCTACGGAAAAGGGCCTAATGAAAATTACATCGACAGAAAACGAGGTACAGAAGTAGATGAATTCACGTTTAAAACCGATGATTTATTTACAATCTATGTTTTTCCGCAAGAAAACGGAAACCGTTCTGATATAAGATGGTTGCAATTATCAGAAAATAAAAAGAACACTTTAAAGATAGAAGGTTCACCAAAATTCGGATTTTCAATTTGGCCATATTCGTCAGAAAATATTCAGAATGCCAAACATCCTTATGATCTTGAAAAACAAGGTTTTTATACGTTGAATTTACATTTACTGCAAATGAGTGTAAATGGAACGTTGTCTGAAACTTTACCAAAATATGTAGTTCCTTCAAAAAAATATGAGTTTGAATTTATAATTAATACCAAAAATTAA
- a CDS encoding sulfatase, which yields MKSIFIKGVITLFFVSITFSSFAQNDASKPNVLFIMVDDLNDWVGAFGGNPQTKTPNIDALADKSTIFKNAYCSAPLCNPSRASIMSGYRPSTTGVYGNSEHFRDVKGFENTVTIPQYFEKNGYKTAAAGKIFHSPRGNGKKPRPGSDPGSFQQERKGGLGGAFPDDKDKQSHGLNLKKYGVKGSFLHSFDWFPVDVTLEENNDFESADYAAKFLEEKHDKPFFLACGIFRPHLPWFAPKEFFDMYNLEDIKLPETLKNDLDDVGKMGQNMAKRGVHKSVVEHGKWKEAVRAYMANISFADACVGHLLNGLKESKYADNTIIVLMGDHGWHLGEKEHWSKNVLWERSAKTPLLIFDPRGDGKPKVSTSLVSLLDVYPTLVEMANLPINKELEGKSIYDLVKNPTNVVKEYVLTSKDKGIHSLRNKDYRYTVYSDGFEELYDHRIDPNEWTNIAKNSSNKEILNVFRKELKSILK from the coding sequence ATGAAATCTATATTTATCAAAGGTGTAATAACGCTCTTTTTTGTTTCAATTACATTTTCAAGTTTTGCTCAAAATGATGCTTCAAAACCAAATGTTTTATTCATTATGGTTGATGATTTAAATGATTGGGTGGGCGCTTTTGGAGGAAATCCGCAAACAAAAACACCAAATATAGATGCACTTGCAGATAAAAGCACCATTTTTAAAAATGCCTATTGTTCTGCTCCTTTGTGTAATCCTTCTAGAGCAAGTATCATGTCTGGTTATAGACCTTCTACAACAGGTGTTTATGGTAATTCAGAGCATTTTAGAGATGTAAAAGGATTTGAGAATACAGTAACCATTCCTCAGTATTTCGAGAAAAATGGATATAAAACAGCTGCTGCTGGAAAAATATTTCATAGTCCAAGAGGAAATGGGAAAAAACCAAGACCCGGTAGTGACCCTGGATCTTTTCAACAAGAAAGAAAAGGTGGTTTAGGAGGTGCTTTTCCGGATGATAAAGACAAACAATCTCACGGATTAAATTTGAAAAAATACGGAGTAAAAGGTTCTTTTTTACATTCTTTTGATTGGTTTCCTGTAGATGTAACTTTAGAAGAAAATAATGATTTTGAATCTGCGGATTATGCAGCTAAATTTTTAGAAGAAAAGCACGATAAACCTTTCTTTTTAGCTTGCGGAATTTTTAGACCGCATTTGCCTTGGTTTGCCCCGAAGGAATTTTTTGACATGTATAACTTAGAAGACATAAAGTTACCAGAAACGTTAAAAAATGATTTAGATGATGTTGGTAAAATGGGACAAAATATGGCTAAAAGAGGCGTTCATAAATCTGTTGTAGAACATGGGAAATGGAAAGAAGCGGTAAGAGCATATATGGCTAATATTTCTTTTGCTGATGCTTGTGTAGGACATTTATTAAACGGATTAAAAGAAAGTAAATACGCAGATAATACCATTATCGTTTTAATGGGAGATCATGGTTGGCATTTAGGTGAAAAAGAGCATTGGTCTAAAAATGTATTGTGGGAACGTTCTGCAAAAACACCTTTGTTAATTTTTGACCCAAGAGGAGATGGGAAACCAAAAGTAAGTACTTCTTTAGTTTCTTTATTAGATGTCTATCCAACGTTAGTGGAAATGGCAAACCTTCCTATAAATAAAGAGTTAGAAGGAAAAAGCATCTATGATTTAGTAAAAAATCCTACGAACGTAGTTAAAGAATATGTGTTGACTTCTAAAGACAAAGGAATTCATTCTTTAAGAAATAAAGATTATAGATATACCGTATATTCAGATGGTTTTGAGGAATTGTATGATCATAGAATAGACCCAAACGAGTGGACAAACATTGCTAAAAACTCTTCTAATAAAGAGATTTTGAATGTATTTAGAAAAGAATTGAAAAGTATCTTGAAATAA
- a CDS encoding sulfatase, with product MTFRLKHLYASIIIIPFFISCNSVKKEVSKDVKKPNIIFVLVDDLGYADVGFNGSTYFETPNIDALAKESLVLDNAYMYPTCSPSRTAIFTGKQSFRTGVYTVPVLEKGDDQENIFSRWTVGKEHPIYAEPLAKVGYKSIHLGKWHIVGPYPKKELAMEYPLKEKLKQPNPGDYSWVAAHKKPDIQQYYPEGRGFVKNVGGTFRGDPALEEGGYKSAAGGYWAPFSNPFIEKKPTDNWLTDRLTDDAIEFMAEHKNETFLINLNYYAVHRPIKYRSKELYQKYFDKEGDSVTGQGLHANKKKHEYFASYATMVESVDDNIKRITDYLDANNLRENTVIIFTSDNGYHSMASANDLMRGSKGHIYEGGIKVPMFVNWPNKVTPRRSEVAVSGLDVFPTLMNLANITDFKGTLDGNSITDLFSSDDKKLSERPLFWHLASRFKHGTCSVIRKGDYKLIQFLADGKLELYNLKADPKESKNLSNIEVETTESLLKELVSWRKDNKVPLPPNSILEF from the coding sequence ATGACGTTTCGCTTAAAACACCTTTATGCATCAATAATCATAATTCCTTTTTTTATTTCATGCAATAGTGTAAAAAAAGAAGTTTCTAAGGATGTTAAAAAACCAAATATCATATTTGTTTTGGTGGATGATTTAGGCTACGCAGATGTTGGTTTTAATGGTTCAACCTATTTTGAAACTCCGAATATAGATGCGCTTGCAAAAGAAAGTTTGGTGTTAGATAATGCCTATATGTATCCTACATGTTCGCCTTCTAGAACTGCAATTTTTACGGGAAAACAATCTTTTAGAACCGGAGTTTATACAGTACCTGTTTTAGAAAAAGGAGACGATCAAGAAAATATTTTTTCTAGATGGACTGTGGGTAAAGAGCATCCTATTTATGCAGAACCTTTGGCTAAAGTAGGTTACAAATCTATCCACTTGGGTAAATGGCATATTGTTGGCCCTTATCCTAAGAAAGAATTGGCAATGGAATATCCGCTTAAAGAAAAATTAAAACAGCCAAATCCAGGTGATTATTCTTGGGTAGCAGCTCATAAAAAGCCAGATATTCAACAATATTATCCGGAAGGAAGAGGTTTTGTAAAAAATGTTGGAGGAACTTTTAGAGGAGATCCTGCTTTAGAAGAAGGTGGATATAAAAGTGCTGCAGGTGGTTATTGGGCACCGTTTAGCAATCCGTTTATAGAGAAAAAACCGACGGATAATTGGCTAACAGATCGTTTAACAGATGATGCTATTGAGTTTATGGCTGAACATAAAAACGAAACTTTTTTAATCAATTTAAATTATTATGCGGTTCACAGACCTATAAAATATAGAAGTAAAGAATTGTATCAAAAATACTTTGATAAAGAAGGAGATTCTGTTACCGGTCAAGGATTACATGCTAATAAAAAGAAGCACGAATATTTTGCAAGTTATGCAACGATGGTGGAATCTGTAGATGATAATATCAAAAGAATTACAGATTATTTAGACGCTAATAACTTAAGAGAAAATACGGTAATTATTTTCACGTCAGACAATGGTTATCATAGTATGGCAAGTGCTAATGATTTAATGCGTGGCTCAAAAGGGCATATTTACGAAGGCGGAATTAAAGTGCCGATGTTTGTAAACTGGCCCAATAAAGTAACGCCTAGAAGGAGTGAAGTTGCTGTAAGTGGTTTAGATGTTTTTCCTACGTTGATGAATTTAGCAAATATTACTGATTTTAAAGGAACTTTAGATGGGAATTCTATTACAGATTTATTTTCTTCGGATGATAAAAAGTTATCAGAAAGACCATTGTTTTGGCATTTAGCAAGTCGTTTTAAACACGGAACTTGTTCTGTTATAAGAAAAGGAGATTATAAGTTAATTCAGTTTTTGGCTGATGGAAAACTAGAATTATACAACTTAAAAGCGGACCCTAAAGAATCTAAGAATTTATCCAATATAGAAGTAGAAACCACAGAAAGCTTATTAAAAGAATTGGTTTCTTGGAGAAAAGACAACAAAGTTCCTTTACCACCAAATTCAATATTAGAGTTTTAA